A region of Trypanosoma brucei brucei TREU927 chromosome 1, complete sequence DNA encodes the following proteins:
- a CDS encoding hypothetical protein, unlikely (GPI-Anchor Signal predicted for Tb927.1.2520 by DGPI v2.04, no cleavage site predicted), with protein MPCDLFCLLLLFIGGRAWRARIVVQVYLPACPRCAVGEETSLGGCCDTVRFSTSPPAVRMPPLQVWFPIPPYIFLSFFSSAHSTLGAISGSVE; from the coding sequence ATGCCTTGTGatttgttttgccttttgctACTATTCATCGGAGGCCGTGCGTGGCGTGCGCGGATTGTTGTGCAGGTGTACCTGCCGGCGTGTCCCCGCTGCGCGGTTGGGGAAGAGACAAGTTTAGGGGGCTGTTGTGACACAGTTAGATTTTCCACGTCACCTCCAGCGGTGCGGATGCCTCCACTTCAGGTGTGGTTCCCCATTCCCCcgtatatctttctttctttcttttcgtctgcTCATTCCACTCTGGGTGCAATATCCGGGAGTGTGGAATAA
- a CDS encoding histone H3, putative: MSRTKETARTKKTITSKKSKKASKGSDAASGVKTAQRRWRPGTVALREIRQFQRSTDLLLQKAPFQRLVREVSGAQKEGLRFQSSAILAAQEATESYIVSLLADTNRACIHSGRVTIQPKDIHLALCLRGERA; the protein is encoded by the coding sequence ATGTCGAGGACCAAGGAAACCGCCAGGACGAAGAAGACCATCACCTCCAAGAAGAGCAAGAAGGCCTCAAAGGGTTCTGATGCCGCATCTGGCGTAAAGACCGCCCAACGCCGCTGGAGGCCCGGCACCGTGGCACTCCGTGAAATCCGCCAGTTCCAACGCTCCACCGACCTGCTGCTACAAAAGGCACCATTTCAACGCCTGGTCCGTGAGGTGTCTGGTGCCCAAAAGGAGGGTCTGCGCTTCCAGAGTAGCGCTATTCTCGCCGCACAGGAAGCGACTGAGTCGTACATTGTGTCGCTGCTTGCCGATACCAACCGCGCATGCATTCACAGTGGGCGTGTGACAATCCAACCAAAGGACATTCACCTTGCCCTCTGCCTACGCGGTGAACGTGCATAA
- a CDS encoding hypothetical protein, unlikely (GPI-Anchor Signal predicted for Tb927.1.2560 by DGPI v2.04, no cleavage site predicted) has translation MMPCDLFCLLLLFIGGRAWRARIVVQVYLPACPRCAVGEETSLGGCCDTVRFSTSPPAVRMPPLQVWFPIPPYIFLSFFSSAHSTLGAISGSVE, from the coding sequence ATGATGCCTTGTGatttgttttgccttttgctACTGTTCATCGGAGGCCGTGCGTGGCGTGCGCGGATTGTTGTGCAGGTGTACCTGCCGGCGTGTCCCCGCTGCGCGGTTGGGGAAGAGACAAGTTTAGGGGGCTGTTGTGACACAGTTAGATTTTCCACGTCACCTCCAGCGGTGCGGATGCCTCCACTTCAGGTGTGGTTCCCCATTCCCCcgtatatctttctttctttcttttcgtctgcTCATTCCACTCTGGGTGCAATATCCGGGAGTGTGGAATAA
- a CDS encoding hypothetical protein (GPI-Anchor Signal predicted for Tb927.1.2540 by DGPI v2.04, no cleavage site predicted) — MMPCDLFCLLLLFIGGRAWRARIVVQVYLPACPRCAVGEETSLGGCCDTVRFSTSPPAVRMPPLQVWFPIPPYIFLSFFSSAHSTLGAISGSVE, encoded by the coding sequence ATGATGCCTTGTGatttgttttgccttttgctACTATTCATCGGAGGCCGTGCGTGGCGTGCGCGGATTGTTGTGCAGGTGTACCTGCCGGCGTGTCCCCGCTGCGCGGTTGGGGAAGAGACAAGTTTAGGGGGCTGTTGTGACACAGTTAGATTTTCCACGTCACCTCCAGCGGTGCGGATGCCTCCACTTCAGGTGTGGTTCCCCATTCCCCcgtatatctttctttctttcttttcgtctgcTCATTCCACTCTGGGTGCAATATCCGGGAGTGTGGAATAA